The genomic window CGGCATGCGGCTGTTGAGTAGCAGGTACTGCGCCTGTTGCAGGCGGCGGTGCATCAGGTAGTGCTGTGGCGTAACGCCGAGCTGACGCTGGCACAGGGCGTAAAAATGACTTTCGCTGAGGTTCATGGCGCTCGCCAGCTCCGCATTGCTCGGCGGCTCGGCGAGGCGGCGGTCGATAAAACGGTTCAGTTCAGCGATATCCAGGCGTGCCCGGGCTAGCCGGGCACTGTCGGATGAATAGAGCTGACAGAGCTGTGTCATGAACAGCGATACCAGCTGGCAACTGACCAGGGCTTTGCCCGGTTGCTGAGCCTGTTGCAGCTGGGTGGCGGCAAAATCCAGTAGCGGCAGTGTCACCGCATCCAGCGTAATGATCTCAGGTCGCTGGAACAGGGTGTCGCTGAACTGCAGGTCGCAGGCGGATTCCAGCGATCTTATATA from Marinobacterium aestuarii includes these protein-coding regions:
- a CDS encoding AraC family transcriptional regulator, producing the protein MKNSQARRNLIARQSGEHNHDHAQVLIGWRGRMDCRFDDTAGRLASGRAALVPAGAGHLYAGLSDDSELLVIDVSFVDPYIRSLESACDLQFSDTLFQRPEIITLDAVTLPLLDFAATQLQQAQQPGKALVSCQLVSLFMTQLCQLYSSDSARLARARLDIAELNRFIDRRLAEPPSNAELASAMNLSESHFYALCQRQLGVTPQHYLMHRRLQQAQYLLLNSRMPLAALALEVGFADASSFSRAFKHHFSETPGAARRSMQNLR